In Nocardioides nitrophenolicus, the genomic window GTGAGCGGCAGCACGAAGACCAGTACGGCGACCGTGACCAGCGGCAGCGCCAGCCAGAACACCGAGGTCCGCTCGCGCCGGGTCCGGGGCGGGTCGGGGACCTCGCCCTCCGACGTGGCCAGGTCGAGCTCCAGCTGGCTCATCGGGTCACCTCACCCTCGGGTCGACGACGGAGTGGATCACGTCGACGAGCAGGTTCAAGAAGACGAAGACCAGGGCGCCGAACCCGACGATCGCCTGCACGAGCGGGAAGTCGCGGAACTGGATCGCCTGCAGGGCCAGCTGGCCCAGGCCCGGCCAGGAGTAGACGTACTCGACCGCGACGGCTCCCGAGAGCAGGATCCCGGTCTGGAGCACCACGATGGTGAGGATCGGCATCATCGCGTTCTTGAAGGCGTGCCGCCAGACCACCCGGGTCCGGCTGATGCCGCGGGCCCGGGCGGAGTCGATGAACGGCTCGCCGAGCGCCTCGCTCATCGAGGCCCGGGTCAGTCGCGCGATGTGGGCCATCGGATACAGCGACATGGTGACCGCCGGCAGGATCAGGTGCCGCAGTGAGCCGGACTGCCCCGCGGGGAGCCAGCCGAGTTTCACCGCGAACAGTACGACCAGCATCATCCCCAGCCAGAAGACGGGAACCGACTGGCCGAGCAGCGCCAGGGTCGAGGCGCCGCGGTCCCACCAGGTGCCCTCGCGGGTCGCGGCCAGGACGCCGAGCGGGATGCCGATCAGGAGGGCGAGTGCCATGCCTGCGGCGACCAGCTGGAGGGTGTACGGCAGCCGGTCGAAGATCATCGTGCTGTTGGGCTGGTAGAACTGCAGCGACGTACCGAGGTCGCCGGTGAACACGCCCTTGAGGTAGTCGAGGTACTGCACGATCAGCGAGCGGTCCAGGCCCAGCTCGTGGCGCAGCGCGTCGCGCTGCTCCTGCGGGGCCATCGGACCGAGGATCGTGGCGGTCGGGTCGCCGGAGAGTCGGCCGAGCGCGAACGCCAGGGTCAGCGCGATCAGCAGTGAGGCGAACAGGGCGCCGACGCGGGAGCCGACGCGGCGCAGGGTGGTGGCTCTCATCGGCGCGCCCTCCATCGCGCTCCGGGCATCGCGGCCAGGAGCTCGCGGGTGTAGTCCTCCTGC contains:
- a CDS encoding ABC transporter permease codes for the protein MRATTLRRVGSRVGALFASLLIALTLAFALGRLSGDPTATILGPMAPQEQRDALRHELGLDRSLIVQYLDYLKGVFTGDLGTSLQFYQPNSTMIFDRLPYTLQLVAAGMALALLIGIPLGVLAATREGTWWDRGASTLALLGQSVPVFWLGMMLVVLFAVKLGWLPAGQSGSLRHLILPAVTMSLYPMAHIARLTRASMSEALGEPFIDSARARGISRTRVVWRHAFKNAMMPILTIVVLQTGILLSGAVAVEYVYSWPGLGQLALQAIQFRDFPLVQAIVGFGALVFVFLNLLVDVIHSVVDPRVR